DNA sequence from the Spirochaetaceae bacterium genome:
GCGGCGTCCAGGGCACCGCGCTGGCGCTGGCCGCAGGCGTGCGCGGAAGACGGGTTGCCGAGCCGGAAGTCGTCCGCCCCCCGCGCGGCCGGCGGCGCGGTGGCGGCCCAGTCCAGGTAGGTCGAGTCCCGGCAGGTCACGGGGCGACCCGGTCGTAGACCTTGAACACCAGGTCCCAAATGATGACGGTGAAGCCGGCGACGATGGCCAATTCGCTGAGCACGTTCCTGGTTCCGGCCCAGGCATTCCGGTTGGCGATGATCGTCGACCCCGGTGCCGGCTGCGTGAACAGCGTGCCGCGGCTGCGCGCGTGGTTGGCATCGATCACCGTGAAGTCGGTGCCGCCGTCCTCGGTCAGGCCGCCGGCGGCGCGCAGGTAGTCGCCGATGGTCAGGGACGGCTGGTAGCGTACCGCGCTCGGGACGTTCACCTCGCCGGCTACGTAGACGTTCAGATCCTGCAATGGCACGTGCAACTGGTCGCCCGGATCCAGGAACAGGTCGAGGACAGGATCCCGGTATTCCCACAGCGCGGCCACGTCCACCGGTACCCGTACCCCGGAGGCGGCGCGCAGCACGCTGCTGCGTTCGGCGCGCGCCAGGGGTGTCGGGCCGCCGAGCTGCTCGAGCACCTGCAGCACGGTCAGGCCGCTCGCGTAGGGCAGCAGCACCACCACCGGCTGGTCCGGGATCGGCCGCGGCTTCTCGCCGCCGGGCTCGCCGAACAGCGCGCCCTGCACCAGCACCATGCGCTCCGGGCGGGCGGCGGGCGCGGCTTCGACCCGGTCGCCGTCGCGGAGCTGAAACGTGCGCCACTGCTCCGGCGCCAGTTCCACCACCCGCGGCACCGGCTGTCCGCGCAGCACCGACAGCCGCGTGTCGCTCTCCGGGCCGCGCAGGCCGCCGGCGAAGCGGATCAGTTCGGCGATGCCCTCGCCGGCGAGCAGATCGA
Encoded proteins:
- a CDS encoding SLBB domain-containing protein; translation: MDRGNWRPLLAVLLVMCVGAGSLPAQSATAGDGATAEEFRQQLPLGAVTGDAGTLRQRILSATSYRMTAGDTYELQIQLGSDDRVNTFPLVLQDDYQLDIPFVGTVGVRDRLFSDGRREIVRRIKEQVPARFVSFVLRQPALFDVFIYGGVANPGIYTVTPLSRISDLITVAGGPQAGSSLRAVELTRDGVTGTIDLTRFSTHGELDANPTLTPADRVRVPRAERLVSIAGTVAFPGVFDLLAGEGIAELIRFAGGLRGPESDTRLSVLRGQPVPRVVELAPEQWRTFQLRDGDRVEAAPAARPERMVLVQGALFGEPGGEKPRPIPDQPVVVLLPYASGLTVLQVLEQLGGPTPLARAERSSVLRAASGVRVPVDVAALWEYRDPVLDLFLDPGDQLHVPLQDLNVYVAGEVNVPSAVRYQPSLTIGDYLRAAGGLTEDGGTDFTVIDANHARSRGTLFTQPAPGSTIIANRNAWAGTRNVLSELAIVAGFTVIIWDLVFKVYDRVAP